In a genomic window of Nodosilinea sp. E11:
- the ccsB gene encoding c-type cytochrome biogenesis protein CcsB, translated as MDLIALQGWLDNASFAVLFAAMLLYWCGVAFPRATLLPSLGTGAMAVGNLTIAALLGARWIEGGYFPMSNLYESLFALAWGITAMHLVAERMSRSTLVGAVTAPVAMAIAAFATLTLPGTMQGSEPLVPALKSNWLMMHVSVMLLSYAALLVGSLLAIAFLVVTRGQAVELRGSSVGTGGFRNIKLHRAEHEALAAAESSAPQTVSPGGAAVLEKPAAVKLSPQRLTLIDTLDNISYRMIGLGFPLLTIGIIAGAVWANEAWGSYWSWDPKETWALITWLVFAAYLHARITKGWQGRRPAILAATGFVVVWVCYLGVNILGKGLHSYGWFF; from the coding sequence ATGGATTTAATTGCGCTCCAGGGCTGGCTCGACAACGCATCCTTTGCAGTGCTGTTTGCGGCAATGCTGCTCTACTGGTGCGGAGTGGCGTTTCCTCGGGCTACCCTGCTGCCATCCCTAGGGACTGGGGCGATGGCGGTGGGCAATCTCACCATTGCCGCCCTGCTGGGGGCTCGGTGGATCGAGGGGGGCTATTTCCCGATGAGCAATCTCTATGAGTCGCTGTTTGCTCTGGCCTGGGGTATTACCGCCATGCACCTGGTGGCCGAGCGCATGAGCCGCAGTACCCTCGTTGGCGCAGTCACCGCCCCCGTGGCCATGGCCATTGCAGCCTTTGCCACCCTGACTCTGCCCGGTACCATGCAGGGGTCTGAGCCTCTGGTGCCCGCCCTCAAGTCAAACTGGCTGATGATGCATGTCAGCGTTATGCTGCTGAGCTACGCGGCGCTGCTGGTGGGGTCGCTGCTGGCGATCGCCTTTCTTGTGGTTACCCGAGGCCAAGCGGTCGAGCTCAGAGGTAGCTCCGTGGGCACGGGCGGATTTCGCAACATTAAACTACACCGGGCAGAGCACGAGGCGCTGGCAGCTGCAGAGTCATCTGCTCCTCAAACGGTGAGCCCTGGGGGGGCAGCCGTCCTCGAAAAACCGGCTGCGGTCAAACTCTCGCCCCAGCGGCTCACCCTGATCGATACCCTCGACAACATTAGCTACCGCATGATCGGTCTGGGCTTTCCGCTGCTGACCATTGGCATCATTGCTGGAGCAGTGTGGGCCAACGAGGCCTGGGGTTCCTACTGGAGCTGGGACCCCAAAGAGACTTGGGCGTTGATTACCTGGCTGGTGTTTGCCGCCTATCTACACGCCCGCATCACTAAGGGGTGGCAGGGGCGACGACCCGCGATTCTCGCTGCCACTGGATTTGTGGTGGTGTGGGTGTGCTACCTGGGGGTCAATATTTTGGGTAAGGGGCTACACAGCTACGGCTGGTTTTTTTAG
- a CDS encoding mechanosensitive ion channel family protein, with protein MARPTFLLTHRSSCPRLRGVVRSLLALLLGVLLALGSGGLAPAMAQIANPFNPGNTSLPPAGVQRIGLLEVTSLFLDGRPLFNIASPAVFNRNEAGADVPVEVRARQIETNLNQVVNRTVDIINADQTIDSASLEVTIEIIGGQPVLFARGAGLLEPRVLLTITDTDAQYSGLSQTDLADRWQVILRDNLRQAVNGRLPEARQRQIRRTLAILFASLVLSLLLASIWRFLGWRKSSLEQKQTAQDGLPPTPDNMPPQQQLLHVFRYQITLAQRLQVVAFLRWLMFWGIAFVWITGIASALYIFPQTRGYAFRLFSIPVLLLLTWFFTGLLNRLANLGIEQIARAWNKNELGNLDDIQRKSMRVSTITGALKGLKTTIIYAVATLLVLQTLQVAPASLLAFGAVAALAISFAAQSLVKDLVNGFLILLEDQYAIGDLVTTGTTTGIVENLNLRITQIRGEDGRLVTLPNSLIAQVENLSRNWSRANLKIDVAYGTNVDEALWVAHETAHIMASDPEWSYAILNPVEMLGVEAMTHAGLTILIWIRTRPLKQFLVAREYRRRLRLAFDKAGIAIGVPQQIFRELGQGLEPESHSDGADHRAAKNGAVEPR; from the coding sequence ATGGCTAGACCCACCTTCCTACTCACCCATCGCTCTAGTTGCCCCAGGCTGCGGGGAGTGGTGCGATCGCTCCTAGCCTTGCTGCTAGGGGTGCTGTTGGCCTTAGGTAGCGGTGGCCTCGCGCCAGCGATGGCCCAAATTGCTAACCCCTTTAACCCTGGCAATACCTCCCTCCCTCCAGCGGGGGTGCAGCGTATCGGCCTGCTTGAGGTCACCTCTCTTTTTCTCGATGGTAGGCCCCTGTTCAACATTGCCTCGCCGGCGGTATTTAACCGCAACGAAGCCGGTGCCGATGTGCCGGTAGAGGTGCGGGCCCGACAAATCGAAACCAACCTCAACCAGGTCGTCAACCGCACGGTAGACATCATTAATGCCGATCAAACGATCGACAGTGCTTCCCTAGAAGTCACCATTGAAATTATTGGTGGCCAGCCGGTGCTGTTTGCGCGGGGCGCGGGCCTGTTAGAACCTCGGGTGCTGCTGACCATTACCGACACCGATGCTCAGTACAGCGGCTTATCTCAAACCGACTTAGCCGATCGCTGGCAGGTTATTCTGCGCGACAATCTTCGTCAGGCAGTGAACGGTCGCCTTCCCGAGGCTCGCCAGCGGCAAATTCGTAGAACCCTAGCCATTTTGTTCGCCAGCCTTGTGCTGAGCCTGCTCTTGGCTAGCATCTGGCGGTTTCTCGGCTGGCGCAAGAGCAGCCTGGAGCAAAAGCAAACCGCCCAGGACGGTCTGCCCCCCACCCCAGACAACATGCCGCCTCAGCAGCAGCTCCTGCATGTGTTTCGCTACCAAATTACCCTAGCTCAGCGGCTTCAGGTAGTGGCCTTCTTGCGCTGGCTGATGTTTTGGGGCATCGCCTTTGTTTGGATCACCGGCATCGCCAGTGCACTCTATATTTTTCCTCAGACCCGAGGCTATGCCTTTAGGCTATTTTCGATTCCGGTGCTGCTGCTGTTGACCTGGTTTTTTACTGGGTTACTCAATCGGTTGGCCAACCTAGGCATTGAGCAGATTGCCCGGGCTTGGAACAAAAATGAGCTGGGCAACCTCGACGATATTCAGCGCAAGTCAATGCGTGTCTCTACGATTACCGGTGCACTTAAGGGGCTAAAGACGACCATTATCTATGCTGTGGCTACCCTGCTGGTGCTGCAAACACTCCAGGTTGCCCCAGCTTCCCTGCTGGCCTTTGGGGCGGTGGCGGCCCTGGCCATTTCCTTTGCGGCCCAAAGCCTGGTCAAAGACTTGGTCAACGGGTTTTTAATCTTGCTCGAAGACCAGTACGCCATTGGCGATCTGGTTACCACCGGCACCACCACCGGCATTGTCGAGAATCTCAACCTGCGCATTACCCAAATTCGAGGGGAAGATGGTCGGCTGGTTACCCTACCCAACAGCCTAATTGCCCAGGTCGAAAACCTCAGCCGCAATTGGTCGCGGGCCAACCTCAAAATTGATGTCGCCTACGGCACCAACGTAGATGAAGCTCTGTGGGTGGCGCACGAAACGGCCCATATCATGGCCAGCGACCCTGAGTGGAGCTATGCCATTCTCAATCCGGTAGAGATGTTGGGGGTAGAGGCTATGACCCATGCAGGCCTGACCATTTTGATCTGGATTCGTACCCGGCCTCTAAAGCAATTTTTGGTGGCCCGTGAATATCGCCGCCGCCTGCGGCTTGCCTTTGACAAGGCGGGCATTGCCATTGGGGTGCCCCAGCAGATCTTTAGAGAACTGGGCCAGGGCCTAGAACCCGAGAGCCATAGCGATGGAGCCGACCATCGGGCAGCAAAAAACGGGGCCGTTGAACCCCGTTAG
- a CDS encoding response regulator — protein sequence MTNHRILVIDDSRVIRIRVRDMLPQGNFEVIEAQDGVEGMDAIRSQRPNLIMLDFLLPRMSGWEVFQEIQANPDLQHIPLVLMSGRKEEVTEKITEPFEYFEFIQKPFEQKELIEAIKAAMVKARKPRRTPVTAPAAAGAPAAGGGEVSAAEFQALQAQVKQLQGEVAQLKGQLGKMLAFIKQKLK from the coding sequence GTGACAAATCATAGGATTTTGGTCATCGATGATAGCCGGGTGATTCGCATACGCGTCCGCGACATGCTGCCCCAGGGCAACTTCGAAGTCATTGAGGCCCAAGATGGTGTAGAAGGCATGGATGCCATTCGCAGCCAGCGCCCCAATTTGATCATGCTTGACTTCCTGCTGCCCCGGATGAGCGGGTGGGAAGTGTTTCAGGAAATTCAGGCGAACCCAGACCTCCAGCACATTCCCCTAGTGCTGATGTCAGGCCGCAAAGAAGAAGTCACCGAAAAAATTACCGAGCCGTTTGAATACTTCGAGTTTATTCAAAAGCCCTTTGAGCAAAAAGAACTGATCGAAGCGATTAAAGCGGCGATGGTCAAAGCTCGCAAGCCCCGCCGTACCCCGGTTACTGCCCCAGCCGCCGCTGGTGCTCCAGCCGCTGGCGGCGGTGAGGTCAGCGCCGCCGAATTCCAAGCGCTTCAGGCTCAGGTAAAACAGCTTCAGGGCGAAGTCGCTCAGCTCAAGGGGCAACTCGGCAAGATGTTGGCCTTTATCAAACAGAAGCTGAAGTAG
- a CDS encoding ArsA family ATPase, which produces MLASATQQLIMFSGKGGVGKTTLSCGFARQLAQQHPNETVLLLSTDPAHSLGDVLLLAVDNTPTPLADLPNLQVRALDAVALLEQFRTDYGTVLELLVERGSFVAGDDLSPVWDMGWPGLDELMALLEIQRILRDREADRVVVDMAPSGHTLSLFALMDFMDTLLESLGQFQQKHRTLTETLAGRYTPDEADAFIADMRHDLEQGRGLMQDRDRTVCWVVGIPEPMSLAESDRFITALGRLGVPLGGLVINRILQDGTHGLESQHRVLAEFKAIAQGQPVLGVPVQPSEPVGTAALDALMPQVKPLNLATLGEATADDTASVHQWPTPIPPGIEDLVAAGRRLIVVGGKGGVGKTTVSAALGWGLAERHPETNLRVMSIDPAHSLGDAFGQPLGHEPTLLRPNLQAQEVSADMVLDQFRTDYLWELADMMAGDSDVADGIQMLYGPDAWRQIVAQALPGIDEMLSLITVMDLLERNEQQLIVLDTAPTGHLLRFLEMPTALGDWLGWIFKLWIKYKDVVGRVEFMGRLRTLRQRVLAAQAKLQDPQHTEFIGVVQNQSAILAEASRLNQTLSDRGIAQHYIVHNRYQAGLDLPADLFPHRCIVRLAALAPSPSPFDQVKQAAHLLLAPTTTAKT; this is translated from the coding sequence ATGCTGGCATCTGCGACCCAACAACTGATCATGTTTAGCGGCAAGGGCGGCGTGGGCAAGACTACCCTCTCCTGCGGCTTTGCCCGGCAGCTGGCCCAGCAGCACCCCAATGAAACTGTGCTGCTGCTCTCCACTGACCCGGCCCACTCTCTAGGGGATGTGCTGCTGCTGGCGGTTGACAATACCCCTACGCCCCTAGCCGACCTGCCTAACCTCCAGGTGCGTGCCCTAGATGCGGTGGCCCTGCTAGAGCAGTTTCGCACCGACTACGGCACTGTATTAGAGCTACTGGTCGAACGGGGTAGTTTTGTGGCGGGCGACGACCTCAGCCCCGTGTGGGATATGGGCTGGCCCGGTCTTGACGAGCTAATGGCGCTGCTAGAGATTCAGCGGATTTTGCGCGATCGCGAGGCCGACCGTGTGGTGGTCGATATGGCCCCCAGTGGCCACACCCTCAGCCTGTTCGCCCTAATGGATTTCATGGATACCCTGCTGGAGTCCCTGGGCCAGTTTCAGCAAAAGCACCGCACCCTGACCGAAACTCTGGCGGGCCGCTACACCCCCGACGAGGCCGATGCCTTTATTGCCGACATGCGCCACGACCTAGAGCAAGGCCGGGGGCTAATGCAAGACCGCGATCGCACCGTCTGCTGGGTGGTAGGTATTCCTGAACCGATGAGCTTAGCCGAGAGCGATCGCTTTATCACGGCTCTCGGTCGTTTGGGCGTTCCCCTCGGTGGCCTGGTGATCAACCGCATACTTCAGGACGGTACCCACGGGCTCGAGAGCCAACACCGGGTGCTGGCCGAGTTTAAGGCGATCGCCCAGGGGCAACCGGTGCTAGGGGTGCCCGTTCAGCCGAGCGAACCCGTGGGTACCGCCGCCCTCGATGCCCTGATGCCCCAGGTCAAACCGCTCAACTTAGCAACCTTGGGGGAAGCAACGGCTGACGACACAGCCTCGGTTCACCAGTGGCCCACCCCTATTCCACCGGGCATCGAAGACCTGGTCGCGGCAGGACGGCGGCTGATTGTGGTGGGCGGCAAAGGCGGCGTGGGCAAAACCACCGTGTCGGCAGCCCTGGGCTGGGGCCTGGCCGAACGCCATCCAGAAACCAACCTGCGGGTCATGTCCATCGATCCGGCCCACTCCCTGGGCGACGCCTTTGGCCAGCCCCTCGGCCACGAGCCCACCCTGCTGCGGCCCAACCTCCAGGCCCAGGAAGTCAGCGCCGACATGGTGCTCGACCAGTTTCGCACCGATTACCTGTGGGAGTTGGCCGACATGATGGCGGGCGACAGCGACGTAGCCGACGGCATCCAAATGCTCTACGGCCCCGACGCCTGGCGGCAGATTGTGGCCCAGGCCCTGCCCGGCATCGATGAAATGCTTTCGCTGATCACCGTCATGGATCTGCTAGAGCGCAACGAACAGCAGCTGATCGTGCTCGATACTGCCCCCACCGGTCATCTGCTGCGGTTTCTCGAAATGCCCACCGCCCTAGGCGATTGGCTGGGCTGGATTTTCAAGCTGTGGATTAAGTACAAAGACGTGGTGGGCCGCGTCGAGTTTATGGGTCGCCTGCGCACCCTGCGTCAGCGGGTGTTGGCCGCCCAAGCCAAACTCCAAGATCCCCAGCACACGGAGTTTATTGGCGTGGTACAAAACCAGTCAGCGATTTTGGCCGAAGCCAGTCGGCTCAACCAGACCCTCAGCGATCGCGGCATTGCCCAGCACTACATCGTCCACAACCGCTACCAGGCGGGGCTAGATCTACCCGCCGATCTCTTTCCCCACCGCTGCATTGTGCGCCTGGCAGCCCTAGCCCCTAGCCCTAGCCCCTTCGACCAGGTCAAGCAGGCGGCCCACCTGCTGCTAGCACCCACCACAACAGCAAAAACCTAA
- a CDS encoding DUF3105 domain-containing protein, whose amino-acid sequence MTQSSRTKRRRRGDSPNPLSLLLGPVGIAVLMTALIGGLWYRNRPQSVAFEPNTTIGEAAMTNIQTFPDQGQVHVAPGQPVNYDTDFPTSGPHDPNPVLPGVYSQEQRLEELVHSIEHGNIVIYVDQPGQVAMDTLTAWASEFSGYWDGLVVVPRPGLGEEVVLTAWNHKLRLPEFEPEAAATFIDTYRGRGPENPVR is encoded by the coding sequence ATGACCCAATCCAGCCGCACCAAGCGCCGTCGCCGGGGAGATTCCCCCAACCCCCTGTCGTTGCTATTGGGGCCAGTGGGTATTGCCGTGCTGATGACGGCCCTGATTGGCGGACTGTGGTACCGCAACCGGCCCCAGTCGGTGGCCTTTGAGCCCAACACCACCATCGGCGAAGCAGCGATGACCAACATTCAAACCTTTCCCGACCAGGGCCAGGTTCACGTTGCTCCCGGTCAGCCCGTCAACTACGACACCGACTTCCCCACCTCCGGCCCCCACGACCCCAACCCCGTGCTGCCCGGCGTCTATAGCCAAGAGCAGCGCCTAGAGGAACTGGTACATTCCATCGAGCATGGCAACATCGTTATCTACGTTGACCAGCCTGGCCAAGTGGCCATGGACACCCTCACCGCCTGGGCCAGCGAATTTTCTGGCTACTGGGATGGCCTGGTGGTGGTGCCCCGCCCCGGCCTGGGCGAAGAAGTAGTGCTCACCGCCTGGAACCACAAACTGCGCCTGCCAGAATTTGAGCCTGAGGCCGCTGCTACCTTCATCGATACCTATCGCGGGCGAGGGCCAGAGAATCCGGTGCGGTAG
- a CDS encoding MerR family transcriptional regulator: MAIATALKIGDVAKQTGVAVGALRYYESLGLLNSERGDNGYRYYSPEAVHQVQFIKKAQALGFSLEDIGDVLTVHQRGDVPCEFVQSLLQDKIQQLELQIQQMMAFKADLEQYRDRWAESQPRPQPGDICPLIETVSLTA; the protein is encoded by the coding sequence ATGGCGATCGCAACAGCACTCAAAATCGGCGATGTGGCTAAGCAAACGGGGGTGGCCGTGGGGGCGCTACGCTACTACGAAAGCCTCGGTCTGTTGAATTCTGAACGGGGCGACAATGGCTATCGCTATTACTCACCTGAGGCGGTGCATCAGGTGCAGTTCATTAAGAAGGCCCAAGCCCTGGGCTTCTCCCTAGAAGACATCGGGGACGTGCTCACCGTTCACCAACGGGGCGATGTGCCCTGCGAGTTTGTGCAGTCGCTGCTGCAAGACAAGATTCAGCAGTTGGAACTCCAGATTCAGCAGATGATGGCGTTTAAGGCCGATCTGGAGCAATACCGCGATCGCTGGGCCGAATCGCAGCCTCGTCCCCAGCCAGGGGATATTTGCCCGCTGATCGAAACCGTATCGCTGACGGCTTAG
- the mnmA gene encoding tRNA 2-thiouridine(34) synthase MnmA: MERIVVGLSGGVDSSVAAATLHQQGYDVVGLTLWLMKGKGQCCSEGMVDAAKLCEDLGIPYHVVDSREVFEREIINYLVEGYGSGITPLPCSQCNRAVKFGPMLQYAREELGAGRIATGHYARITQNPETGRYELRRAVDPAKDQSYFLYDLTQDLLANCDFPLGHQTKTETRRIAAELGLHTAAKPDSQDLCLIEHHGSMQTFLDKYLAPKPGDIVDTEGRILGQHNGIHHYTIGQRKGLGIAAANPLYVVGFDMGKNHVIVADRSDAHLPDCTVQRVNWVSIAAPQEPMPVSVQIRYRSEAVAATLVPLGEGSERVRIVFDEPQFGVTPGQAAVWYDGDRVLGGGLIEVAVVPEVAATASDAHVLSH, encoded by the coding sequence ATGGAAAGGATTGTAGTCGGGCTCTCCGGCGGCGTAGATAGTTCGGTAGCGGCAGCCACCCTGCACCAGCAGGGCTACGATGTCGTTGGCCTTACCCTGTGGCTGATGAAAGGCAAGGGCCAGTGCTGCTCTGAGGGCATGGTGGATGCGGCTAAACTTTGCGAAGACCTGGGCATTCCTTACCACGTGGTCGATAGCCGCGAGGTGTTTGAGCGCGAAATTATTAATTACTTAGTCGAAGGCTACGGCAGCGGTATTACGCCCCTGCCCTGCTCCCAGTGCAACCGGGCGGTGAAATTTGGGCCGATGTTGCAGTATGCCCGAGAAGAATTGGGCGCAGGTCGCATTGCCACGGGCCACTATGCCCGCATCACCCAAAACCCAGAAACAGGCCGCTACGAGCTGCGCCGCGCCGTAGACCCGGCTAAAGATCAGTCCTATTTTCTCTACGACCTGACCCAAGACTTGTTGGCTAACTGCGACTTTCCCCTCGGTCACCAAACCAAGACTGAAACCCGTCGCATCGCCGCTGAACTGGGGCTACACACCGCTGCCAAGCCCGATAGCCAAGACCTGTGTTTGATCGAGCACCACGGCTCGATGCAGACCTTTTTGGATAAATATCTGGCCCCTAAGCCCGGCGACATTGTTGACACCGAGGGCCGCATTCTCGGTCAGCACAACGGCATTCATCACTACACCATTGGTCAGCGCAAGGGGTTGGGCATTGCCGCCGCCAACCCGCTCTACGTGGTGGGCTTTGACATGGGCAAAAACCACGTAATTGTGGCCGATCGCAGCGATGCCCATCTGCCCGACTGCACTGTGCAGCGGGTGAATTGGGTGTCGATCGCCGCCCCCCAAGAGCCCATGCCAGTATCGGTGCAAATTCGCTACCGTAGTGAGGCGGTGGCGGCAACGCTGGTGCCCCTGGGTGAAGGCAGCGAGCGAGTTCGCATTGTGTTTGACGAGCCGCAGTTTGGCGTTACCCCTGGCCAGGCCGCCGTTTGGTACGACGGCGACCGGGTGCTAGGCGGCGGGCTGATCGAGGTGGCGGTTGTCCCTGAGGTGGCGGCAACCGCCTCTGACGCTCATGTTTTAAGTCATTAA
- a CDS encoding DUF3288 family protein, producing MADITKDQQHPQYKTDRQVVSQLLAGEATDYNLVELARLMIRYDGFPGARDIQTDLKKALSRWQLTESELFDRTRAIHQQGEVYKGLGRGREDWS from the coding sequence ATGGCAGACATCACCAAAGACCAGCAGCATCCGCAGTACAAAACCGATCGCCAGGTGGTGAGCCAGCTGCTGGCGGGGGAAGCCACCGACTACAATCTAGTCGAGCTGGCCCGGCTGATGATTCGCTACGACGGGTTTCCCGGTGCCCGCGACATTCAAACCGACTTGAAAAAAGCCCTCAGCCGCTGGCAGCTTACCGAAAGCGAGCTGTTTGACAGAACTCGCGCTATTCACCAGCAGGGCGAGGTCTATAAAGGGCTGGGCCGAGGTCGCGAAGACTGGAGCTAA
- the ggt gene encoding gamma-glutamyltransferase, whose protein sequence is MSSLKPNRGAIAAGHPLTAEAGAEMLRQGGNAFDAAIAAAFTACVAESALTSLAGGGFLLAHQATGENCLFDFFCQTPRSKAHGRSLDFYPIHANFGDTVQEFHIGLGSMAVPGAIAGLLHVHQRLGRLPLEHIVAPAQHWATQGIEIDAFRASSFQILAPILTATAAARAIYAPEGSLLTTGDRLYLPDFADFLTQVVRHGADLLYTGDLAHQLAQACQTQGGYLSLEDLKTYQVIERQPLAVPYGSATLLTNPPPSSGGTLIAFALHLLAQTNPALTAHSSPRHVALLREVMSLTNLARQRGYDDHLYRSDIAAEFLSAPHLAPYLGQLQGVLSGGSSKWGSTTHISVVDAEGNAASVTTSSGEGSAYVIPGTGIMMNNMLGEEDLNPQGFHQWPTNQRMSSMMAPTVVLKDGKPCLVLGSGGSNRIRTAILQVVSNVLDFDMAIEAAVHAPRLHWERGALHLEPGFDQLAIESQGIPGEDLCTWWQAPSMFFGGVHAVAVGPDGAFSGVGDGRRSGAWVVVDG, encoded by the coding sequence ATGAGTAGTCTTAAGCCTAACCGGGGGGCGATCGCGGCGGGGCACCCCCTCACTGCCGAGGCTGGGGCCGAGATGCTGCGCCAGGGGGGCAATGCCTTTGATGCTGCGATCGCCGCTGCCTTTACCGCCTGCGTGGCCGAGAGTGCCCTCACCTCTCTGGCCGGAGGGGGCTTTTTGCTGGCTCACCAGGCGACCGGCGAAAATTGCCTGTTCGACTTCTTTTGCCAAACGCCTCGGTCGAAAGCCCACGGGCGATCGCTCGACTTTTACCCCATCCACGCCAACTTTGGCGACACCGTGCAGGAGTTTCACATTGGCCTGGGGTCGATGGCGGTGCCGGGGGCGATCGCCGGATTGCTCCATGTCCATCAGCGGCTCGGTCGCCTGCCGCTGGAGCACATTGTCGCCCCGGCCCAGCACTGGGCCACCCAGGGTATTGAGATCGACGCGTTTCGCGCCAGCAGCTTTCAAATTTTGGCTCCCATTCTCACCGCTACCGCTGCCGCCCGAGCGATCTATGCGCCGGAGGGATCGCTGCTGACTACGGGCGATCGCCTCTACCTCCCCGACTTTGCAGATTTTCTCACGCAGGTGGTGCGTCACGGAGCCGACCTGCTCTATACCGGCGACCTCGCCCATCAGCTGGCCCAAGCTTGCCAAACCCAGGGGGGCTACCTGAGCCTAGAGGATTTAAAGACCTACCAAGTCATTGAGCGCCAACCCCTGGCGGTGCCCTACGGCAGCGCCACGCTGCTGACCAACCCACCCCCCAGCTCGGGCGGTACGCTGATTGCCTTTGCCCTGCACCTGCTGGCCCAGACCAATCCTGCGCTCACCGCCCACAGCAGCCCCCGCCATGTCGCCCTGCTGCGCGAAGTGATGAGTCTGACCAACCTGGCCCGCCAGCGGGGCTATGACGATCACCTCTACCGATCTGACATTGCCGCCGAATTTCTCAGCGCCCCCCACCTGGCTCCCTACTTAGGGCAGCTCCAAGGGGTGCTTAGCGGGGGCAGCAGTAAGTGGGGCAGCACCACCCACATCAGCGTTGTCGATGCCGAGGGCAATGCCGCCAGCGTCACCACCTCCAGTGGCGAAGGATCGGCCTACGTGATCCCGGGCACCGGCATCATGATGAACAATATGCTGGGCGAAGAAGACCTCAACCCCCAGGGCTTTCACCAATGGCCGACCAACCAGCGCATGTCGAGCATGATGGCTCCGACGGTGGTACTCAAAGACGGCAAGCCCTGTCTGGTGCTGGGCTCGGGCGGGTCTAATCGCATTCGTACCGCCATTTTGCAGGTGGTGTCGAACGTACTCGACTTTGATATGGCGATCGAAGCCGCCGTCCATGCCCCTCGTCTGCACTGGGAGCGGGGAGCGCTGCACCTAGAACCTGGCTTTGACCAGCTAGCGATCGAGTCCCAGGGCATTCCTGGCGAGGATCTGTGCACCTGGTGGCAGGCCCCCAGCATGTTTTTTGGCGGTGTCCATGCCGTGGCGGTTGGGCCGGATGGCGCTTTCTCGGGAGTGGGGGATGGGCGGCGGAGTGGGGCTTGGGTGGTGGTGGATGGGTAG
- a CDS encoding carotenoid oxygenase family protein, with amino-acid sequence MAPTAPPKVQPSAKSTALWAAAIAQPAAEFAATPLAVLAGQLPVDLRGTLYRNGPARLERGGTRVGHWFDGDGAVLRVQFDGNTAVANYRYVRSAGFVDEEDSGQCLYRGYGTLPPVSIWQRWQTQIKNVANTSVLALPDRLLALWEGGLPHRLDLETLETLGLDDLGGLKPSDTFTAHPKRHPRTGKIFSFGTIPGGNATLQLYRLSAAGAVEKTSTIPLSGIPLLHDFVLADRYLVFCVSPVRLSPLPALFGLSSFSDALQWQPQQGTQIIVVDAETLEPIALGDADPWFQWHFGHSYLDFDGSVVFDVVRYPDLATNQFLKEVASGQITTPADAQLWQYRIDPKTAKILDQQCLIDRHCEFPTTIGQDETAVTYLNVHRTELTPAGELFGAIARFDPITGLAVAAAGEGCYPSEPIPVANPANPQQSWVLTVVYDGHHHRSEVWVYQGEQLEAGPICRLELPEVVPPSFHGTWVAA; translated from the coding sequence ATGGCCCCTACGGCACCGCCTAAAGTGCAGCCCTCAGCAAAGTCCACGGCACTTTGGGCGGCTGCGATCGCCCAGCCCGCTGCCGAATTTGCCGCTACGCCGCTGGCGGTGTTAGCCGGGCAACTGCCCGTCGATCTGCGCGGCACCCTCTACCGCAATGGCCCGGCTCGGCTAGAGCGCGGTGGTACCCGAGTGGGGCACTGGTTTGATGGCGATGGGGCGGTGCTGCGGGTGCAGTTTGACGGCAACACTGCTGTAGCCAACTATCGCTACGTGCGCTCCGCTGGGTTTGTGGACGAAGAAGACTCTGGACAGTGTCTCTATCGAGGCTATGGCACCCTGCCGCCCGTTTCTATCTGGCAGCGCTGGCAAACTCAAATTAAGAATGTCGCCAATACCTCGGTGTTGGCCCTGCCTGATCGCCTGCTGGCGCTGTGGGAGGGCGGTCTGCCCCACCGGTTAGATCTAGAGACTCTAGAAACTCTGGGGCTAGATGACCTAGGCGGGCTTAAGCCCAGCGACACGTTTACGGCTCACCCTAAGCGCCACCCGCGCACGGGCAAAATCTTCAGCTTTGGCACCATACCGGGGGGCAACGCTACCCTCCAGCTCTACCGCCTCAGCGCTGCCGGGGCCGTGGAGAAAACCAGCACTATTCCCCTCAGCGGCATTCCTCTACTGCACGACTTTGTGCTGGCCGATCGCTACCTGGTGTTTTGCGTGTCGCCTGTGCGCCTCAGCCCGCTGCCCGCTCTGTTTGGTCTGTCGAGCTTTAGCGATGCGCTCCAGTGGCAGCCTCAGCAGGGCACCCAGATCATTGTGGTCGATGCTGAGACGCTGGAGCCGATCGCCCTTGGCGATGCCGACCCCTGGTTCCAGTGGCACTTTGGCCACAGCTATCTCGATTTTGATGGCTCGGTGGTGTTCGACGTGGTGCGCTACCCCGACTTAGCTACCAACCAGTTTCTGAAAGAAGTGGCCTCTGGCCAGATCACCACTCCTGCCGATGCCCAGCTCTGGCAGTACCGCATTGACCCCAAAACTGCCAAAATTCTCGATCAGCAGTGTTTGATCGACCGCCACTGCGAATTTCCCACGACGATTGGCCAAGACGAGACGGCGGTTACCTATCTCAACGTGCATCGCACCGAGCTAACGCCGGCGGGAGAGCTATTTGGCGCGATCGCCCGTTTCGACCCCATAACTGGCCTCGCCGTCGCCGCTGCCGGCGAGGGCTGCTACCCCTCCGAACCGATTCCGGTTGCAAATCCCGCTAACCCTCAGCAGTCCTGGGTGCTCACCGTCGTCTACGACGGCCACCACCACCGTAGCGAGGTGTGGGTATACCAAGGTGAACAGCTAGAGGCCGGGCCGATCTGTCGGCTAGAGCTGCCAGAGGTGGTGCCGCCGAGTTTCCATGGCACCTGGGTAGCCGCTTAG